In Phalacrocorax aristotelis chromosome 11, bGulAri2.1, whole genome shotgun sequence, the DNA window CCTGAGGCAGATCCCGAACGCTGTGCCCGAGGCATTGGAACGTGTTTTGGAAAGCATGCTCTGACAGCAGCGACGGTACAAACAGGGCTCCAAAACCTGTAAAATGGCCTGAGAACAGGCTTTATGGTGAGAGACACAGAGAGCGCCTGTTTTCATTAAGCACAGAGGTTTAGAGGGCTCATGAGCACAGGTCTAGCCTAGCAAAACCACCCTGTGAAAGGACACTTGCAGCTAGAGGAACCAGGTTCAGCCAGAGTCAAGGGCTAGAAGCTGAAGCCGACAAATTCAAATGGGAATAAGGGAGGTGCCACCAACCATGGGATTCATTAGCTACTGAATCTATGTGAAAGGACTTCATGCCCTGGAACTGCTTGAATAAAGATTCACCATCTTTGTGAGAGAAGAGCTTTAGGTGAACAGAAGACACCCTTGAGCCAAGACGTTACTGGGCTCTGTACATGCAGAAGTGTGTGAAACGCTGGACTGGAATATGCAGGGAGAGATCAGAGGCACCAGCCTGATCCAGCAGTTGCTGGTGCTTTGGCCCAGATTCATCCTTTTGGGGCTAAACACATCACCGAGGTGCCTTCTGCAGCTGGTGGGAAGAGACAGCCGCGTCCAAACTGCAGCTTGTCCTGCAGAACGTGTCCATTGCCCTGTGGCATCACCCCATCTCTTCTGGCAGTAGAACAGGCTTTGGGAATGTGTTGGAACCTCTGTGGAGTGACTGAAATCCCCCAAACCTCAGGGATCTCTTACCTCAGTCCCCCCCTATTTGCTCCTGCCCTTTTGCGGTGGGAGCCTACCCTTCCTCAAGGATCTGCGACAGTGGCAGCAGGGAAGCACACACTGAGATTTCTCAGGTTTTTCTTTAAGCGTCAGGAGAGGGCTACCAGGGGACATCATCCCATGGAGTTAAAAATGATCCCCCAACGCTCAGTCCGTGCCAGCCCAAGCCCAGCCACCCAGCACCCCAGAGCCAGGAGGAGCCCTGCCGAAGCAGGAGCCCGAGTCATGCCCCGGCCATCACGAAGACAAGAATGAGACCACGttcaaaattaatatatatttttattgaataaTTGCTCTAAGTGGGCTTGTGAAGCCACCCATAGAATTACTTCTTTCATCTCAGCAGTGGTTCAGTAACAGTTATTAGCTTtgcaagagaagaaaaccaaacagaagagggtgcattaaaataaataggttattttttttcttatctttaaaataaacttttcaaataaatactttggttattttatttttttcccttaaaagaTACAAGAGTATTGTCAAAAAACGGCCATCAGGTTATAAACATATATTATACCTTATAGAAAGGAACCCAAATAAAGACAGCCAGGGGAGGGATCTCTTTATACACTGTACAGAATGCCTTTGTACCAATTAAACAGAGAATTAGAGGCTTCGGTTCTTGGTATGAGACTCTCCTTTGAAGCCAAGGGTGATCCATCTTCTAAGGAGAACCTTGTGCTGAGGACaccaggggaggcaggaggctgcGGCGGCTGCTGCCAGTCCGCAGAGCATCGCGAAGGCCCAGGGAACTGCTGGGACAggatgggggggaaggggagggaggcgggAAAGGGGCTCCGCGGGGGCAGAGCGGCAGCACGGGCAAGGCGGGGACCGGCCGTGCCAGCGCCAGGATGACCACGCGCCCCTCGGCTGATGCTGCCGTTGGGACGAGTGATGTGAGAAACCTCCTCTCCCGGTGCCCAGGCCAGCTCGCCAGGGTGCATTTGGTCCTGCTCGCGCTGAAGCCCTTTGGGCGCTGCGAGAAGGCGCAGAAGGAGCGAGACCCAGCGCGAGACCTCGCACTGCTTCCCCTCGCCCGGCACTCGCGCACTGACTCTGCCCCACGGAGGCGCGTGGTCCCCCCCTCACCCAtccaacaccccccccccccccgcctgcagTCCCCCTGCGAGGGGACCCTTCAGCCTCCCTGGCTTACGCCCTCCGGGGATCCTTCTGCAACATCACCCCAAGCAAGACAACAGATCTCACCGGCGCAAGCTCCCAACCTGCACTCTGGGAGAAAGAGTTGGCAGGAGATCCCGATGCTCACTGAGAAACACCCCGCAGCAGACTGAGCCCGAACTGATCGCAGCTCTGGTTTGGCCCACATGGACCAGATGCCGACCCGCAGCCTCCAGCTGCCGCAAGCATCTCGCAGGTCCGGGCTCCCTGGGCTCCGTGAAGGGGACGAGCCTGAATTTGGATCCTATTAAAGACCAAGAATGGGCTTTGGTGGGGATATATCTACCTTCCTCACGTGCTGCTCATAAAAAGTTAGACCCTCCAATATTTGAAGACCTCCCAGCTTTCTCCAGCCTCAAAACACCCAAGGGCCAGAGACAGAGATCAAACTAAGAAAGCAGGTGCTGGAAAGAGCAAGTCTGGGGCATGGCGtgctccttccctgtgcagtCCAGTCGTGCGAACCTTGCGGCTGCTCCTCTCACCCCGCCGCCCATCCCTCTTTATTGCACCAAAACAGCCGTTCATAAACTGTTATTCTGTGCTTTGGCATCTTTTGGTCGATGATGCTTCCCCACCACTCTTTGGGTTCACAGGTGGGGGCGGGGAAGAGCGAACTCAATGGGATTTTATGGGGATCTGAGACCAAAGAGCTTCCCCACTATTCTTTGAGGTACTTGGCTGGCACCAAGGTTTCTCAGGGATGGGTGGACAGCAGCCCATGGACCACTTCTGCTCTTCCACCAGGAGGTTTGGAGGAGCTAGGTTGGAAGGGAGACTCCACCTCAGCCCCCAGTGACCCCCTCCTCACCAGTGCTGGGACTGATCACACGTTTGCCAGTAGGGAAGGAGGGGAACAGGACCAAGGGAAGCCTTGGAGAAAGCAAAGATGAGCAGGAGCTCTTGCGTGGATGGAGCTTTGGAGGTCTGGGTGGGAAGAGGAAGCTCCTAcatggggagcagagcagggggagctCAGGTCCTGCTCCATAGCTCCTGTCTCCTCTTCCTTTGGCACCTGAGTCTCTCTTTCCCTGCCTAAATCTGCCCTGCAGCGCTGCACGTTCCCTGCAAAGGAGCCCACAACCAGTAGAGAGGCACAACACGGAGAAATGTTCCCTTGCAAAGTGGATCCATCCTTGTCGAATTGCAGGGGCGCAGGGAAAACGGAGGACTCAACACATGACTCTCCcataagaaaaccaaaaaagacaCGTCAGGACAGAGAGAAACCCAAACTGCCAGGACAAGAAGCTGCAAACAAACATCTGGAGCAGATGTTATCTGACTCATTACAGGGTGGGGCAGGAACGGGGCTCACAACCCCAACCAAAATTGGAGTCCTCTCTGCAGGGAAACCAAACTATCTGGCAGCcagagatggggagggagcGGGATGGATCTGGTCTGAAGATGTTAGGAAAAGCTCAGGAAAAAACATGATCAGAGGCTACCCACAGCCTTCCTGACACCAGATGAGCTCAGTGAACCAGACCTGGCCTCCTCGGAGAGCTTTTGGCAGATCCTGACCCGTCCTTTCTGCTGAGAGCAAAGAATGGGAGCTCGCTGAGGCCCCCCAGATGGAGTGGGAAGCAGTAACCCCACGTGAAGCCACCTGCCCCTACGAGCAGGGTAGGGGCCAACAGCTCTAAACGTCTCTAGCTGCAAGGCCCTAAGCAGTCTCTAGCTGCAAGGCCCGGGTGTGGCTTTGCATTTTGCCCCCAACACAGTTAAACCAAAGCCCTGCACTGGTCTGACAGCCCTCAGTGCCCATCTGGGGCTCCCCTCCTCTCCAACTCCCTTCTGCGTGTCCAGTATTTCATCAAATACATCTTGCAGGTTTGTCGTTTCTTGGAGATGAGACATTCCAGAGACCTGGCCGGACTCCTCAGCCCGGCACCCAGGCTATGGCACGATTCCCTGGTAGAAACGGGACTTTGCACTGACCCAGAAAAATCCCATTAGGTAGAAGGTGACCGGCAGGCGTCCTGGCCTCCCACCGATTACTGAAGGTAAATACACTGCAATAGTAGCGCAGGGCTTTGCCTCGCCACGGTAGAGCCGAGCGAAAGGGGCTCTGGGGAGCCGATATGTGGACAGCCATCTTCTCATCCTACATCTCCAGCACCTGGGGGAGGTCACCCTCTGCTTGCATGACTTCGGAGGCCGTGAAAATGATGAAGCTTCACATGTTGAGTCATCCCACCATCAGGAGAGGAAGCAATGAATTGCAAAGATACAGAGGTGGTAACTAAATTTACAAGCAGGATCCAtttaaaaaagaggaggaaaaaaaaatcaaagtagaGCAAGTTGGAAAATTCTGTTcattagttttctttaaaaagtttcaaTGAACTATTTCACATTCTCATTGAAGTGAGACAGTTCTTCAAATCCTTACTGAAAAAgggaccttttttcccccaaaaaaagttttacattttttcagaagaagGAGTTTAATCAGCACCAATAGAAAAGTGAACTGAGCATTCAAAAGGAAGGGTGCCTCTTGATGGAAGTGTCTCCCCCAAACATCACTTGGAACCATAGAATcgtttaggctggaaaagacccttaagatcctcaagtccaaccgctaacctgtcactgcccaGCCCACCACTACACCACGTCCCTGagcaccacgtctacatgtcttttaaacacctccagggatggagactccaccacttccctgggcagcctgttccaatgcttgacaacacTTTTGGTGAAGActttttccctcatctccaacctaaacctcccctggcgcagcctgaggccgttccctctcgtcctgtcactggtgacttgggagcagagaccagcccccgcctcactccagcccctctcaggcagctgcagagagcgagaagggctcccctcagcctccccttctccaggctaaacccccccagctcccccagccgccccccagcacacttgtgctccagaccctgccccagccccgctgccctgctCTGGACGCATGGGCCAAGCAATTATTGGCATATGGATAAGTGTGTTTGCGGTATAATTTATAACTCCTGTCACAGAGAGTGATCGTATGGGGGTACGCACACCTACAGGGCATCCTCTGAGAGGGCAATTGCCTTAAAACCCAAACGATTTCAGGGTGCAGGGCCGGTCTCAGAGGATGTGCAAACCGCACAGGCATGGCCCTCTCCCTTCTTAATGCCAGCAGATCCTCGCTGTAACGCGGGGCATCGTCCTCAGCTCCCCACAGCTGATGGAAGTGGGCTCTCCACCTCTGGCCAGAGGAAGCATCTTCCAGCATCCCCCCCTCAGGCTCTAGGTGAAATCTGGGTGAGGACTTTGGTCATGTCCATAACGTGCCCCAGGCACAATCTTCACACCAGGGATGGGATTCATCTCCCCGTCCACAGGGAACCGCGAGTTCAGTGTTTGGGTCCCATTTGGGTCAAGGGAGACATGCACCGCCAGAACATAATTTAATGAATAATGTTTTCAAGTGGGATGAGTCACTCTCTGGAACCGCTTTTCTCTGCAACAGAGGGAGCTTGGATCGGCCGCGATTTTTAGATAGCAAATGTATGGAAAGAGGAATCCCATCACGAAAGGCCTCACCCCAGAGCCAGCACTACATCCTACCTTCTCTCTGCAAAGCCCAGGACAATCTGAAaacctccccttccccctctcctgaCTACTTAGGAACTAAAGGTCTAGGGTTAGCAATAAACAGACTGGGAAATCATCTTCCAGCATGTGCAAATGTACCAGGAAGCCAAACCTTGCATCTGGCACCATTCACAGCAGTATCATGAATATTATTAGTAATAGACCTAGCCATCCTAAcgttatatttatatatacaaaaatagatCCACAGAACTCTACGTAAAGAGGTGGCTGAGGGAAGGCGACGGATGAGCCCTGGACGACGGGGTCTCGGGGGAAGCCAAGGGACATGTCGCGTACATTTCTCCAGGGGAACCATTCACTTCCCTCTGCACTCGCACACCTCGGAGGCAGGCAGAGCCGAGCACTGGGACATCATCCCAGCTCCAAACTCCCCCGACCGATCGGCTGATGTCAGCAGGGCCACAGCTGAGAGCTGGCGCCGTGTGTTTGCAAGCAGAGATGGGGCCGAGTCCAGGACCAGGAGGAGCTGCCCCCAACTGCAGCGACGGGTTGGGCTTATTACCATCACAGCAAGTAAACCGCGAAGCACTGACCCCGATTCAGGTTTCCTTCTGGTCTGCAGAtggcccagccccagggcttgGTTCAGACCCATCTCCGGTTTGCCGCAGGCAGCCAGCGTTGCAGAATGCcctcagcagtgccagcaggGTTTGCCTGCCAGCGTGACGCTGGTGTTGGTGTGACACGCCGGTGGGCCGAGGAAAGCAAGGTGAGGACTCaaaggcagctcctgcagggagggaaggtCGGGCTCCCATCTTCTGACACCCCCTTCTGCTCTCTGATTCCCCCCAGCCCAAAGCAGGCGCTGCAGAAGTCCCCGCCGCGGAGTCCCCCGGGATTGGTGCTAATTGATGGGGAGAGCAGTGCGAGTGGCAGCTGTTGGcagttgggttttggggtgctttttttaaagtgaattcaGTGCTGGTGGAAGGTACCAGATCGGGGCTCGAGCACGGAGGCGGTGCCTGTGGCATCTGCTCGGTGGTGGGATggagctgggcagcagcccccACCCCGCCAGGGTTTGCGCTCCGGAGGCAGCCCTTCAAGGCATTGAGAAATGAATGGCAAATTCAAACCAGCTTCTTGTTCTCAGCCAAATCCCAGAGGGGACCTTTCCCTCGCTGCAGTCGGGCAGAAGCGAGTGGGCTGGGCTGCCTCCGATagctccttcccctgccagaAGGTTTCTAAAGCTTCCCacaccttcccttcctctttgagacagaaaaaataCGATGCCACCTCATTTTGACGCTCGCTTGCTTCTCCCAGCGGCTCTCAAGCCCAGAGGGAAGCCACTGCCACTGGTGGGACCCCGTGGCACCCCAGCCCCTTGGGGAGAGGGGCCACATGAGAGGAGAAAGGCCACCCACGAGAAGTGCTGGAGAGCGATGAcgagagagaggaggaggtcTGGTTCCTGGAGGACTCTTGCACAGGGGATGCATCgacctgccccttcccctcatGGGGAGGGACCGCACCATGGGGCAGCGGCAGCTCCCAATACCTTCTGAGAGCAGAGTCCTGAGGGCCCCCCGGGTTGCCCTTCCCCGTGGGGCACGGCCAGGGAGGGCACCCACAgctctctctgcttctccaggTCCCTCACCCGCGTGTGCAAAACCACCATTCCCCACCAGCTTGGTGCCAGCTCCCCCGGCCACCCAGCCGCCTTCGTGCTCCCAGAGGCTGGGGGACCCCCAGTTCACCCGTCTCATTCCTGGGAGGTGATGGTGGGTAGGGGGGAGCACTGCAGAGCGGAGGGAGCcgaaggaggagggggatggaggggagaggaggaggaggaagaggagtaaCACCTGCTTCTCCTCCCCGGGAGGGTCATACCGGCTTATCCAGCGTCTTGGGGAAAGGTGTGCCGCTGGAGGAGGAGATCTTTCTGCAGACTGTATTGGTGTGGCTCTGGCAGCGGCAGCCGGGTCGTTTCAGGCCATCATAACCCCGCTGGCAAAGTTTGAGGCACCCCAGGGTAGGAAAgtagcagcagaggcagggcatgaggagggagaggaagctCATGGCAGCCCAGCGGGCACAGCAGGACCCCGGCCCGCAGGAGCAGGGGTCGTCGGCGCAGGTGTCCTCGTCGTCGGTGGAGCAGTGGTAGAAGAGACCCTTGACGCAGCAGAGGCAAGTCCCGTAGTCGAGGAGGCTCTcgggggagcagaggcagcgcTGGTTGCAGAGCCAGCAGGAGGGCAGGCTGCGGGCGGCCGTGCAGCGGGCGCACTTGCATCGCCCGCACTCCTCGCAGATGAAGAGGTGGCCGGTGTGGAGGGTGGGCTTCTCCGCCACCCCCTTCAGCGGCGACTCCTCCGGTTTCAGCTCTCCGGCCTGGGGCTGCGTCCGGATGAGGGAGTGCCCGGAGTGGGAGGGCGTGAGGCTGCTCAGGAGGCGCTGGTCGGAGGCAGTGGTGCTTTGGGAGACGGAGCTGGCCGTGCTGGAATGGCTCATGTGTTGCTGCAAAGGTGGCATCTGGTGCTGTTGGCTGTGGCTGCGGTGCAGGTCCTGGAAGGTGGAAGACACCAGGCGGTCCTGGGACCACTCTTGCTTGTGTGGCGGCTGGGACAGGGACGGGTTGGAGCGGGCTTGCTGGAAGCAGGCAGCTGGTCTCTCCACGTAGTTGTTGCTGGCACGGATGGAGCGGATTTGGTCAATGGACAGGACCTGCTGGAAGTCCTCAGCGGGTGGGTCC includes these proteins:
- the SPRY3 gene encoding protein sprouty homolog 3 — its product is MQLSSSVAELSCDETMDPPAEDFQQVLSIDQIRSIRASNNYVERPAACFQQARSNPSLSQPPHKQEWSQDRLVSSTFQDLHRSHSQQHQMPPLQQHMSHSSTASSVSQSTTASDQRLLSSLTPSHSGHSLIRTQPQAGELKPEESPLKGVAEKPTLHTGHLFICEECGRCKCARCTAARSLPSCWLCNQRCLCSPESLLDYGTCLCCVKGLFYHCSTDDEDTCADDPCSCGPGSCCARWAAMSFLSLLMPCLCCYFPTLGCLKLCQRGYDGLKRPGCRCQSHTNTVCRKISSSSGTPFPKTLDKPV